Proteins encoded by one window of Sorex araneus isolate mSorAra2 chromosome 3, mSorAra2.pri, whole genome shotgun sequence:
- the CPNE6 gene encoding copine-6 produces the protein MSESEMGWVPEPPAMTLGASRVELRVSCHGLLDRDTLTKPHPCVLLKLFSDEQWVEVERTEVLRSCSSPVFSRVLALEYFFEEKQPLQFHVFDAEDGATSPTNDTFLGSTECTLGQIVSQTKVTKPLLLKNGKTAGKSTITIVAEEVSGTNDYVQLTFRAHKLDNKDLFSKSDPFMEIYKTHSDQSDQLVWRTEVVKNNLNPSWEPFRLSLHSLCSCDMHRPLKFLVYDYDSSGKHDFIGEFTSTFQEMQEGTAKPGQEMQWDCINPKYRDKKKNYKSSGSVVLTQCTVEKVHTFLDYIMGGCQISFTVAIDFTASNGDPRSSQSLHCLSPRQPNHYLQALRTVGGICQDYDSDKRFPAFGFGARIPPNFEVSHDFAINFDPENPECEEIAGVIASYRRCLPQIQLYGPTNVAPIINRVAGPAQREQSTGQATKYSVLLVLTDGVVSDMAETRTAIVRASRLPMSIIIVGVGNADFSDMRLLDGDDGPLRCPKGVPAARDIVQFVPFRDFKDAAPSALAKCVLAEVPRQVVEYYASQGISPGAPRPSTPATTPSPSPSP, from the exons ATGTCGGAGTCTGAGATGGGGTGGGTGCCCGAGCCCCCCGCCATGACGCTGGGGGCCTCCCGGGTAGAGCTGCGGGTGTCCTGCCACGGCCTCCTGGACCGGGACACGCTCACCAAGCCACACCCGTGCGTGCTGCTCAAGCTGTTCTCGGACGAGCAATGGGTGGAG GTGGAACGCACGGAAGTATTGCgctcctgctccagccccgtcttctCCCGGGTGCTGGCCCTCGAGTACTTCTTTGAGGAGAAGCAGCCGCTGCAGTTTCATGTGTTTGATGCTGAGGATGGGGCCACCAGCCCGACAAACGACACCTTCCTGGGTTCCACCGAGTGCACCCTGGGCCAG ATCGTGTCCCAGACCAAGGTCACTAAGCCTTTGCTGCTAAAGAACGGCAAGACGGCGGGCAAGTCCACTATCACG ATCGTGGCCGAGGAGGTCTCTGGGACCAATGACTACGTGCAGCTCACCTTCAGAGCCCACAAGCTGGACAACAAG GATCTGTTCAGCAAATCTGACCCTTTCATGGAGATCTACAAGACCCACAGTGACCAGAGTGACCAGCTAGTCTGGAGGACTGAG GTGGTGAAAAATAACCTGAACCCCAGCTGGGAGCCCTTCCGCCTATCCCTGCACTCACTGTGCAGCTGCGACATGCACCGGCCTCTCAAG TTCTTAGTGTACGACTACGATTCCAGTGGAAAGCATGACTTCATCGGCGAATTCACAAGTACCTTCCAGGAGATGCAAGAAGGAACAGCAAAGCCTGGACAGGAG ATGCAGTGGGACTGTATCAACCCCAAGTACCGGGACAAGAAGAAGAATTACAAGAGCTCAGGGAGTGTGGTGCTGACCCAGTGCACG gtggaGAAAGTACACACTTTCCTGGACTACATCATGGGCGGCTGCCAGATCAGCTTCACG GTGGCCATCGACTTCACCGCCTCCAACGGGGACCCGAGGAGCAGCCAGTCCCTGCACTGCCTGAGCCCCCGCCAGCCCAACCACTACCTGCAGGCCCTGCGAACTGTGGGGGGCATCTGTCAGGACTATGATAG TGATAAGCGGTTCCCAGCGTTTGGCTTTGGGGCTCGAATTCCCCCCAACTTTGAG GTGTCCCATGACTTTGCCATCAACTTTGACCCAGAAAATCCTGAATGTGAAG AGATTGCGGGGGTCATCGCCTCCTACCGCCGTTGCCTGCCCCAGATCCAGCTCTATGGCCCCACCAACGTGGCCCCCATCATCAACCGCGTGGCAGGGCCAGCCCAGCGGGAGCAAAGCACCGGCCAAGCCACG AAGTACTCGGTGCTGCTGGTTCTCACCGATGGCGTGGTGAGCGACATGGCTGAGACCCGCACTGCCATTGTGCGCGCCTCCCGCCTGCCCATGTCCATCATCATCGTGGGCGTGGGCAACGCCGATTTCTCCGACATGCGGCTGCTGGACGGCGACGATGGTCCTTTGCGCTGCCCCAAAGGAGTGCCCGCAGCTCGCGATATCGTCCAATTCGTGCCCTTCCGGGACTTCAAGGAC GCCGCACCATCTGCGCTCGCTAAGTGCGTCCTGGCAGAGGTGCCCCGGCAGGTGGTGGAGTACTACGCCAGCCAGGGCAtcagccctggggcccccaggCCCAGCACGCCGGCCACGACCCccagccctagccctagcccgtGA